A single Chryseobacterium shigense DNA region contains:
- the lnt gene encoding apolipoprotein N-acyltransferase: MKYILLTLISAMLLSVSWPTYGVPFFIFFALVPLLMMEHGISKFSSYKRKSWMVFGLSYLCFVIWNIVTTGWLYGSRNPDGSHSMMAVIFPVLVNSFLYSLVFQCYHWYKNAQGTYWGLGFLIAIWMSFEKFHLNWELTWPWLNLGNVFSEYPKLIQWYDTLGATGGSFWILSINVLIFYTLRTWEAGRKRKDLIRNSSIVAALIILPMIISLVKYNNFDEKPSGQVNVLMLQPDLDPYAEKYSKDSLTIENDLLALAESNSKGKIDYYIAPETALPGRGSISETAFEKSLLLNNVKGFLSKHPGAVFATGISSHRFYKAQENIPKEAYQLNPELWVESFNTSIQIAPQQKIQVYHKGKLVPGVEIFPYMNVLKPLLGDAMLNLGGTVASLGTDKERKAFANPYNKGRLAPIICYESIYGEFTTDYVKKGANFLGIMTNDSWWGVTEGHKQLLSYAKLRAIETRREIARAANSGISAHINAKGEIEADTFYGDKTTLFAKVNLYETMTFYTRAGDLLSRFSIFALGFLLFYFLIEKLRNRAKKA, encoded by the coding sequence ATGAAATACATCTTACTTACGCTTATTTCAGCGATGCTGCTGTCTGTTTCGTGGCCCACTTACGGAGTTCCGTTCTTTATATTTTTCGCCCTTGTTCCGCTTCTGATGATGGAACACGGAATCTCTAAATTTTCTTCCTACAAAAGAAAAAGCTGGATGGTTTTCGGACTCTCCTATCTTTGTTTTGTGATTTGGAATATCGTAACTACAGGATGGTTGTACGGTTCCAGAAACCCGGACGGAAGCCATTCCATGATGGCAGTAATATTTCCTGTCCTTGTCAATTCCTTTTTATATTCCCTTGTTTTTCAATGCTATCACTGGTATAAAAATGCACAGGGAACCTATTGGGGACTAGGATTTCTGATCGCCATCTGGATGAGCTTTGAGAAATTCCACCTGAACTGGGAACTGACCTGGCCGTGGCTGAACTTAGGAAATGTATTCTCAGAGTATCCAAAACTGATTCAGTGGTATGACACGCTGGGAGCAACCGGCGGAAGTTTCTGGATTCTTTCGATCAATGTTTTGATTTTCTACACCTTAAGAACCTGGGAAGCGGGAAGAAAAAGAAAGGACCTGATCAGGAATTCATCAATTGTTGCCGCTTTAATCATTCTTCCGATGATCATTTCACTAGTTAAATACAATAATTTTGATGAAAAACCTTCCGGACAGGTTAATGTTTTAATGCTGCAGCCGGACCTTGATCCCTATGCTGAAAAGTACTCAAAGGACAGCCTTACCATTGAAAATGATCTTTTAGCCTTAGCCGAAAGTAATTCAAAAGGAAAAATAGATTACTATATTGCCCCGGAAACAGCTCTTCCGGGAAGAGGTTCGATTTCGGAGACGGCTTTTGAAAAGAGCCTGCTTTTAAACAATGTCAAAGGGTTTTTATCCAAGCATCCGGGAGCCGTTTTTGCAACCGGGATCTCTTCTCACCGTTTTTACAAAGCCCAGGAAAATATCCCGAAAGAAGCCTATCAGCTCAATCCTGAACTTTGGGTTGAAAGTTTCAACACATCCATTCAGATCGCACCACAGCAAAAAATCCAGGTATATCACAAAGGAAAGCTGGTTCCGGGTGTTGAAATATTCCCTTACATGAATGTTTTAAAGCCGCTTTTAGGTGATGCAATGCTGAATCTGGGCGGAACTGTCGCTTCTTTAGGGACCGATAAAGAAAGAAAAGCTTTTGCAAATCCTTACAACAAAGGCAGACTGGCCCCTATCATATGCTACGAAAGCATCTACGGGGAATTTACAACAGACTATGTAAAGAAAGGAGCCAATTTCTTAGGCATCATGACGAACGACTCATGGTGGGGCGTCACAGAAGGACATAAGCAGCTTTTATCCTATGCAAAACTAAGAGCCATTGAAACCAGAAGAGAAATTGCACGTGCTGCCAACAGCGGCATATCTGCACATATCAATGCAAAAGGGGAAATAGAAGCCGATACATTCTATGGTGATAAAACAACATTATTTGCCAAAGTAAATCTTTATGAAACAATGACGTTCTATACAAGAGCCGGCGACCTGCTTTCAAGATTTTCTATTTTTGCGTTGGGCTTTTTATTATTCTATTTTTTAATTGAAAAGCTCAGGAACAGAGCTAAAAAGGCATAA
- a CDS encoding VanZ family protein, translating to MLKKFYKIIIAPYTLFLLYLMFFGMGRYQYEDNQITVEPVFSTLEFIHNAVELKYIVTIVLGNIVMFVPFGFLGWAFPRFRDLRTLLYAFISSIVIIEALQYFTRMGIFEVDDIILNTFGVYLGWLLCRLIEKRFSRLVL from the coding sequence ATGTTAAAGAAATTTTATAAAATCATTATTGCGCCGTATACATTGTTTTTACTTTACCTCATGTTTTTTGGAATGGGGAGGTATCAGTATGAAGATAACCAGATTACGGTGGAACCTGTTTTTTCCACGTTAGAATTTATCCACAATGCTGTTGAACTGAAATATATTGTGACTATTGTTTTAGGTAATATCGTAATGTTTGTGCCTTTTGGATTTCTTGGCTGGGCTTTCCCCCGGTTCAGGGACCTGAGAACACTTCTTTACGCATTTATTTCCTCCATTGTTATTATTGAGGCGCTTCAGTACTTTACAAGAATGGGAATATTTGAGGTAGACGATATCATTCTTAATACTTTTGGGGTGTATCTCGGATGGTTGCTTTGCCGGTTGATTGAGAAAAGATTTAGCCGTTTAGTTCTTTAG
- a CDS encoding nuclear transport factor 2 family protein, which yields MNNKELVLKAITDVFVNRDISAFDTYFSDNYIQHNPGIPNGTEVLKQFVPSLPENFRYTPGTVTESNGVVMIHGRYENWNGKNMIAVDIFKVSEGRITEHWDVMQEEVKAEDSANGNVMFPI from the coding sequence ATGAACAATAAAGAATTGGTATTAAAGGCAATTACAGATGTATTTGTTAACCGGGATATTTCAGCGTTTGATACATATTTCTCGGATAATTATATTCAGCATAATCCAGGAATTCCCAATGGAACTGAAGTTTTAAAACAATTTGTTCCTTCCTTGCCGGAAAACTTCAGGTATACTCCCGGAACAGTTACAGAAAGTAATGGAGTTGTGATGATACATGGCCGTTATGAAAACTGGAATGGTAAAAATATGATCGCGGTAGATATCTTTAAGGTAAGCGAAGGCAGGATAACGGAGCACTGGGATGTGATGCAGGAAGAAGTAAAAGCTGAAGATTCAGCTAATGGCAATGTAATGTTTCCGATATAA
- the sppA gene encoding signal peptide peptidase SppA: MRSFFKNVLANIVAIVLLCALFFVFFIMMLVFSSMGNDKSVVVKNNSVLTINLKTNIIDSPTEEEAGIFNIGDKNKSVMLYDVLEAIKKAKTDDHIKGISIEADDLHAGITQIDDIRSAIEDFKKSGKFVYAYGNAVSQASYYLGSVADQYYLNPSGMIELKGLATEVTFFKDFADKYGIGIEVIRHGKFKSAVEPFLRNDISPENKEQLSTLLNDIWKNTSTKMAVSRKIDTAQFRMVVDSLYGMIPELSLKHKLADKLIQKTEYEQMIKTKLSLKEKEKLNKVSLAGYISSYSDEDKSGEKIAVLYASGGINNGDGYNEIYSEKYVKYIKDLQNDDKVKAVVFRINSPGGSANASDEILFELQQLKKKKPLVVSFGDYAASGGYYIAMAADKIYSEPNTLTGSIGVFGVIPYYKDIANKNGIRSDIVATNANSQYYSPLNGVTPYGVNLITRSVEGTYKRFVHFVTQNRKQTFEQIDSVGGGRVWSGVRAKKIGLVDELGTLNDAVNFAAQKAGLKSYQVSSYPKRMSPFEQIFKDLNEEDISARVIKNKIGKANYEILQQITNEKLQSEVKMEMPYQVKIN; this comes from the coding sequence ATGAGAAGTTTCTTTAAAAACGTCTTGGCAAATATAGTGGCAATTGTCCTATTATGCGCCTTATTTTTCGTCTTTTTCATTATGATGCTTGTGTTCAGTTCCATGGGAAATGACAAATCTGTAGTAGTGAAAAATAATTCCGTTCTTACGATTAACTTAAAAACTAATATAATAGACAGCCCTACTGAAGAAGAGGCGGGGATATTCAATATCGGGGACAAAAATAAAAGCGTTATGCTCTATGATGTGCTGGAAGCTATTAAAAAAGCTAAAACAGATGATCATATTAAAGGTATAAGTATTGAAGCTGATGATCTTCATGCGGGAATAACCCAGATTGATGATATCAGAAGTGCTATCGAAGATTTCAAAAAGAGTGGAAAATTTGTATATGCCTATGGAAATGCCGTTTCGCAGGCTTCTTATTATTTAGGGTCTGTTGCAGATCAGTATTATCTTAATCCGTCAGGAATGATAGAATTGAAAGGTCTTGCTACAGAAGTTACATTCTTTAAAGATTTTGCTGATAAATATGGAATTGGTATAGAAGTAATAAGACACGGGAAATTCAAATCAGCGGTTGAACCTTTTCTAAGAAATGATATTTCACCGGAAAATAAAGAGCAGCTGAGTACTCTTTTGAATGATATCTGGAAAAATACATCCACTAAAATGGCTGTTTCAAGAAAAATTGATACCGCACAGTTTAGAATGGTTGTTGACAGCCTATACGGAATGATTCCTGAATTAAGTTTAAAGCATAAGCTTGCCGACAAATTAATCCAGAAAACAGAGTATGAACAGATGATAAAGACTAAACTTAGTCTTAAAGAAAAGGAAAAATTGAATAAAGTATCTTTAGCCGGTTATATCAGTTCTTATTCAGATGAAGATAAATCCGGAGAAAAAATAGCCGTATTATATGCTTCCGGAGGAATTAATAATGGTGACGGTTATAATGAAATCTATTCTGAAAAATATGTGAAATATATCAAGGATCTTCAGAATGATGATAAAGTAAAAGCTGTTGTCTTCAGAATCAATTCTCCGGGCGGAAGTGCCAATGCTTCGGATGAAATTTTGTTTGAATTACAGCAGTTGAAAAAGAAAAAACCTTTAGTTGTTTCTTTTGGAGATTACGCAGCTTCAGGTGGATATTATATTGCTATGGCTGCCGATAAAATATATTCAGAACCGAATACGTTAACAGGATCTATCGGGGTTTTCGGTGTGATACCTTATTATAAAGATATAGCCAACAAAAATGGAATTCGTTCAGATATTGTTGCTACCAATGCCAATTCTCAATATTATTCACCTTTAAATGGTGTTACCCCTTACGGAGTAAACCTGATTACCAGAAGCGTAGAGGGAACTTATAAAAGATTTGTACATTTTGTTACTCAAAACAGAAAGCAGACTTTCGAGCAGATTGACAGTGTAGGAGGTGGAAGAGTATGGAGCGGTGTCCGTGCTAAAAAAATAGGGCTTGTAGATGAGCTTGGAACATTGAATGATGCTGTGAATTTCGCTGCACAAAAAGCAGGGCTGAAATCTTATCAGGTATCTTCTTATCCTAAAAGAATGTCTCCGTTTGAACAGATTTTCAAGGATCTTAATGAAGAAGACATCTCTGCAAGGGTTATTAAAAACAAGATAGGAAAAGCAAATTATGAAATCCTTCAGCAGATTACCAACGAGAAACTGCAGTCTGAAGTGAAAATGGAAATGCCTTATCAGGTTAAAATCAACTAA
- a CDS encoding RidA family protein, giving the protein MKKILILVFTEIFLFSFGQKKMSNVEYKNSAEVFTIKGLSQSTSIDCGTSRMILLSGQVPLDTTGNLVGNNVEEQTRQVFKNIEYILKEYGATGKDIVKLGIFITDISKTPDFRKIRDQYINLQNPPVSSLVEVSRLFRDDVLIEVEATAVIKNK; this is encoded by the coding sequence ATGAAAAAGATTCTTATTCTGGTTTTCACAGAAATTTTTCTATTTTCATTCGGTCAGAAAAAGATGAGCAATGTAGAATATAAAAACTCCGCAGAAGTTTTTACCATTAAAGGACTTTCGCAATCAACAAGCATTGACTGCGGGACTTCCAGAATGATCCTCTTATCCGGACAGGTTCCACTGGATACCACCGGAAATCTTGTAGGAAACAATGTGGAAGAGCAAACCCGGCAGGTTTTTAAAAACATTGAATATATCCTGAAAGAATATGGAGCTACAGGGAAAGATATTGTAAAGCTGGGAATTTTTATTACCGATATTTCCAAAACACCGGACTTTAGAAAAATCCGTGATCAGTATATCAACCTACAAAACCCTCCTGTGAGCAGCCTTGTGGAAGTAAGCCGTCTTTTCCGAGATGATGTGCTTATAGAAGTAGAAGCTACGGCAGTTATAAAAAACAAATAA
- a CDS encoding winged helix-turn-helix transcriptional regulator, producing MENKRKNKDFNPNNCPVTHFYNKVGGKWKTVIMYGISMNVNRFSLLQKAIPMISKQMLVNQLREMEEDNIIERIIYAEIPPRVEYKLTEYGKTFMPVLMTIQDWGLKDMTLKN from the coding sequence ATGGAAAATAAAAGAAAAAATAAAGATTTCAATCCTAATAATTGTCCGGTCACTCATTTCTACAACAAAGTAGGAGGAAAATGGAAAACGGTGATTATGTACGGAATAAGCATGAATGTCAACCGCTTTAGCCTTCTTCAGAAAGCAATTCCCATGATCAGCAAGCAAATGCTTGTTAACCAGCTGAGAGAAATGGAAGAAGACAATATTATTGAAAGAATAATTTATGCCGAAATTCCGCCAAGAGTGGAATACAAACTTACGGAATACGGAAAAACCTTTATGCCCGTACTTATGACCATCCAGGATTGGGGGCTCAAAGATATGACTCTGAAAAATTAA
- a CDS encoding pyridoxal phosphate-dependent aminotransferase — protein MPNISNRAQHMPASPVRKLVPYALKAKQQGIKVYHLNIGQPDIETPETALNALKNIDLKVLEYALSEGNIEYRKALTEYYHSLGFSDLTPDNFIVTNGGSEALNFAISTLCDDGDEVIIPEPYYANYNGFTSAFNVNVVAVPSTIDTGFALPPVEEFEKKITEKTRAIVICNPGNPTGYLYTREELQKLAEIALKYDIVVISDEVYREYVYDGKQQVSMLDFPELSDNCIIIDSESKRYSMCGVRIGCMVTRSKKIHDAAMLFAQARLSPVLLGQIAAAAAHQNDGAYIRSVREEYTHRRNILVDLLNAIPGVICPKPRGAFYCVAELPVDDTEKFAQWLLEKYSLNKETIMVAPAGGFYSNPELGKKQVRIAYVLKEEDLKKSVEILKDALKKYREEFSL, from the coding sequence ATGCCAAATATTTCAAACAGAGCACAGCATATGCCTGCCTCACCGGTAAGAAAACTGGTTCCTTACGCTTTAAAAGCAAAACAGCAGGGGATAAAAGTATATCACCTTAATATCGGACAACCTGATATTGAAACACCGGAAACAGCTTTAAATGCTTTAAAGAATATTGACCTTAAAGTATTGGAATATGCACTTTCTGAAGGTAATATAGAATACAGAAAAGCTCTTACTGAGTATTATCATTCATTAGGTTTTTCAGATCTTACGCCTGATAATTTCATTGTTACCAACGGAGGTTCGGAAGCTTTAAACTTTGCTATTTCCACTTTATGTGATGATGGTGATGAAGTAATTATTCCTGAACCTTACTATGCCAACTATAATGGTTTCACCAGTGCGTTCAACGTTAATGTGGTAGCTGTACCGTCTACCATTGATACAGGTTTTGCCCTTCCTCCGGTTGAAGAATTTGAGAAAAAAATCACAGAAAAAACAAGAGCAATCGTTATCTGCAATCCGGGCAATCCTACAGGATATCTTTACACCCGTGAAGAGCTTCAGAAGCTTGCTGAAATTGCTTTAAAATATGATATTGTTGTTATCTCGGACGAAGTATACAGGGAATATGTTTATGATGGAAAGCAGCAGGTATCTATGCTGGATTTTCCTGAACTTAGCGACAACTGTATTATCATAGATTCAGAATCCAAGCGTTATTCTATGTGTGGAGTGAGAATCGGATGTATGGTAACACGCTCTAAAAAGATCCATGATGCAGCTATGCTTTTTGCACAGGCAAGACTTAGCCCCGTTCTTTTGGGCCAGATTGCAGCTGCGGCTGCACATCAAAACGATGGAGCTTACATCAGATCGGTAAGAGAAGAATATACCCACAGAAGAAATATACTGGTAGATCTTCTGAATGCCATTCCCGGAGTAATTTGTCCAAAACCGAGAGGAGCCTTTTATTGTGTTGCAGAACTTCCGGTAGATGATACTGAGAAATTCGCTCAATGGCTTTTGGAAAAATATTCCCTTAACAAGGAAACGATCATGGTAGCTCCTGCAGGAGGATTCTACAGCAACCCTGAATTGGGAAAAAAACAGGTAAGAATTGCTTATGTCCTGAAAGAGGAAGATCTTAAGAAAAGTGTTGAGATTCTTAAAGATGCATTAAAGAAATACAGAGAAGAATTCAGTCTCTAA
- the ftsY gene encoding signal recognition particle-docking protein FtsY has protein sequence MSWFKNIFKKEEKETLDKGLEKSSQGFFEKMTKAVVGKSKVDDEVLDNLEEILIASDVGASTTIKIIERIEERVARDKYVNVSELDNILREEISGLLLENPHAGTGNIDASKKPYVIMVVGVNGVGKTTTIGKLSHQFKSEGKKVVLGAADTFRAAAVDQLTIWSQRVGVPIVKQEMGSDPASVAFDTVQSAVAQDADVVIIDTAGRLHNKINLMNELSKIKRVMQKVIPDAPHEILLVLDGSTGQNAFEQAKQFTAATEVNALAVTKLDGTAKGGVVIGISDQFQIPVKYIGVGEKMQDLQLFNGTEFVDSFFKKR, from the coding sequence ATGAGTTGGTTTAAAAATATTTTCAAAAAAGAAGAAAAAGAAACTTTAGACAAAGGTCTGGAAAAATCCAGCCAGGGTTTCTTTGAAAAAATGACGAAGGCCGTAGTCGGTAAAAGCAAAGTAGATGATGAAGTTCTGGATAACCTTGAGGAAATACTTATTGCATCTGACGTAGGCGCCTCCACAACCATCAAAATCATAGAAAGGATAGAAGAACGTGTCGCCCGCGATAAGTATGTAAATGTAAGCGAACTTGACAATATTCTCCGTGAAGAAATCTCAGGATTACTTCTTGAAAACCCACATGCCGGAACAGGAAACATTGATGCCTCAAAAAAACCTTACGTTATTATGGTGGTTGGCGTGAATGGTGTTGGGAAAACAACTACCATCGGAAAGCTTTCCCACCAATTTAAATCCGAAGGTAAAAAGGTTGTTCTGGGAGCAGCAGATACCTTCAGAGCGGCAGCAGTGGACCAATTAACGATCTGGAGCCAAAGAGTGGGTGTTCCTATCGTTAAGCAGGAAATGGGTTCAGATCCGGCTTCTGTGGCTTTCGATACCGTACAGAGTGCCGTTGCACAGGATGCGGATGTAGTTATTATTGACACTGCGGGAAGACTTCACAATAAGATTAACCTTATGAATGAACTTTCCAAGATCAAAAGGGTAATGCAGAAAGTAATTCCTGATGCTCCCCATGAGATTCTATTGGTTCTTGACGGATCTACAGGACAGAATGCATTTGAACAGGCCAAACAGTTTACAGCAGCCACAGAAGTGAATGCACTGGCAGTAACCAAGCTGGACGGAACTGCCAAAGGCGGTGTAGTTATAGGAATATCAGATCAGTTCCAGATTCCGGTAAAATATATAGGAGTAGGCGAAAAAATGCAGGACCTCCAATTGTTCAATGGTACAGAATTTGTAGATTCTTTTTTCAAGAAGAGATGA
- the proC gene encoding pyrroline-5-carboxylate reductase, with protein sequence MKIAILGAGNMGLSFSKSFLKYELIKPENLHLITRNQSKISRIAEEFPKSTISTFEETKELDADLIIVAVKPQDFQHVTQNFQFTLKENQMVLSIMAGIKIEKIQKLLNHPLVVRAMPNSPTLLGMGITGYTAAEGISFSQLINIERLLNSTGRSVYLENEDLLDGVTALSGSGPAYFYYIIDAMIKAGIEMGIEENLSKLFVKQTMLGAYHLINNSEKSLEELIKDVASKGGTTEAALKTFNDQNLKEVLKSGILNAEKRAKELNG encoded by the coding sequence ATGAAAATCGCTATTCTCGGAGCCGGCAATATGGGCCTGTCCTTTTCAAAATCATTTTTAAAATATGAACTGATCAAACCGGAAAATCTTCACCTGATCACAAGAAATCAGTCCAAAATTTCCAGGATAGCAGAAGAGTTTCCAAAATCCACCATTTCCACTTTTGAAGAAACCAAAGAACTGGATGCCGATCTTATTATTGTTGCTGTAAAGCCTCAGGATTTCCAGCATGTTACCCAGAATTTTCAGTTTACATTAAAAGAAAACCAGATGGTTCTTTCCATCATGGCCGGAATCAAGATTGAGAAAATTCAGAAATTATTAAATCATCCTCTTGTTGTAAGAGCCATGCCGAACTCTCCTACCCTTTTAGGAATGGGAATTACAGGCTATACTGCCGCAGAAGGCATTTCTTTCAGCCAGTTGATTAATATTGAAAGACTACTGAACAGTACCGGAAGGTCCGTATATCTGGAAAATGAAGATCTGCTTGATGGTGTCACCGCACTTTCAGGAAGCGGGCCTGCTTACTTCTACTATATTATTGATGCCATGATAAAAGCCGGTATAGAAATGGGCATAGAGGAAAATCTCTCTAAACTTTTCGTAAAGCAGACTATGCTTGGCGCTTATCACCTGATCAACAATTCTGAAAAGAGCCTTGAAGAACTTATTAAAGATGTAGCCTCCAAAGGCGGAACTACTGAAGCTGCTTTAAAAACTTTCAACGATCAAAATCTTAAAGAAGTTTTAAAAAGCGGAATCTTAAATGCAGAAAAGAGAGCTAAAGAACTAAACGGCTAA
- the murB gene encoding UDP-N-acetylmuramate dehydrogenase: protein MQENFSLQPYNTFGVDVNAKYFAEVQSIEELKNAISYSRKHELPILLLGGGSNILLTKDFDGLAIKLSLKGISEEDLNGNEVLVTAKAGENWHEFVLYSLEKNYGGLENLSLIPGNVGTSPMQNIGAYGTEIKDIFVSCTVLDLESLELKTFNLEQCRFGYRDSIFKQEGKGRYVILEVSFKLTKKDHRIKTEYGAIKTELENLGISSPTIQDVSKAVINIRQSKLPNPKETGNAGSFFKNPTIPLTQFEDLKQKFENIPGYPNGNEVKVPAGWLIEQCGWKGKQIGNVASHKLQALVIVNATGKATGKEIFDFSTEIINSVKEKFGIELEREVNIL from the coding sequence ATGCAAGAAAATTTCTCCTTACAACCTTATAATACATTCGGCGTTGACGTTAATGCAAAATACTTTGCTGAAGTACAGAGTATTGAAGAATTGAAAAACGCAATCAGCTATTCAAGAAAACATGAGCTTCCAATTTTACTTCTGGGCGGAGGAAGCAATATCCTGCTGACTAAAGATTTTGATGGCCTGGCCATTAAACTCAGCTTAAAAGGAATTTCAGAGGAAGATCTTAACGGGAATGAAGTACTGGTAACCGCAAAGGCCGGAGAAAACTGGCATGAATTTGTGTTATACAGTCTTGAAAAAAACTATGGCGGGCTGGAAAATCTTTCCCTGATTCCCGGAAATGTAGGCACTTCACCCATGCAGAACATTGGAGCTTACGGAACTGAAATAAAAGACATTTTTGTCAGCTGTACCGTCTTGGATCTTGAAAGCCTTGAACTTAAAACATTTAATCTTGAACAGTGCCGTTTTGGTTACAGGGATTCTATTTTCAAGCAGGAAGGAAAAGGAAGATATGTGATTCTGGAAGTGAGTTTTAAATTAACAAAGAAAGATCACCGCATCAAAACGGAATACGGAGCGATAAAAACAGAACTGGAAAATCTAGGGATTTCTTCACCTACAATCCAGGATGTTTCAAAGGCTGTTATCAATATCAGACAAAGCAAACTGCCGAATCCAAAAGAAACAGGAAATGCAGGAAGCTTCTTTAAAAACCCCACCATTCCTTTAACTCAGTTTGAAGACCTGAAACAGAAATTTGAAAATATTCCGGGATATCCGAACGGAAATGAAGTAAAAGTACCTGCCGGATGGCTGATTGAGCAATGCGGATGGAAAGGCAAACAAATAGGCAATGTTGCTTCGCATAAACTTCAGGCATTGGTCATTGTGAATGCTACAGGAAAAGCTACAGGAAAGGAAATTTTTGATTTTTCAACAGAGATTATTAATTCTGTTAAAGAGAAATTCGGGATTGAGCTTGAGCGGGAAGTGAATATTTTATAA
- a CDS encoding GlsB/YeaQ/YmgE family stress response membrane protein, with translation MGILTWIIFGLIAGAIAKLIMPGTQGGGWLMTIILGIVGAFVGGFIGSLIGWGSVESFDFKSMLLAVGGALVVLWIYGMATKKG, from the coding sequence ATGGGAATTTTAACTTGGATCATATTTGGTCTTATCGCAGGTGCAATTGCAAAACTTATTATGCCGGGAACACAAGGAGGAGGATGGCTGATGACAATTATCTTAGGTATTGTTGGAGCTTTCGTTGGAGGATTTATCGGTAGTCTTATCGGTTGGGGATCGGTTGAGAGCTTTGATTTTAAAAGCATGCTATTAGCTGTAGGAGGAGCATTAGTTGTTCTCTGGATCTACGGAATGGCCACAAAGAAAGGCTAA
- the rpmG gene encoding 50S ribosomal protein L33, whose protein sequence is MAKKGNRVQVILECTEHKESGMPGMSRYISTKNKKNTTERLELKKYNPVLKKVTVHKEIK, encoded by the coding sequence ATGGCAAAAAAAGGAAACAGAGTTCAAGTAATTCTTGAATGTACAGAGCACAAAGAAAGCGGTATGCCAGGAATGTCAAGATACATTTCTACTAAAAATAAAAAGAACACTACAGAGAGATTGGAATTGAAAAAATACAATCCTGTTCTTAAGAAAGTTACAGTTCACAAAGAAATCAAGTAA
- a CDS encoding DUF4295 domain-containing protein, whose protein sequence is MAKKVVATLQSGQSKKMTKVVKMIKSSKSGAYVFEEKVMNADEVDGYLKK, encoded by the coding sequence ATGGCAAAGAAAGTAGTAGCAACCCTACAAAGCGGTCAGTCAAAAAAAATGACTAAAGTTGTGAAAATGATTAAGTCATCTAAATCAGGTGCTTACGTTTTCGAAGAAAAAGTAATGAATGCAGACGAAGTAGACGGTTATTTGAAGAAATAA
- the rpmB gene encoding 50S ribosomal protein L28, with amino-acid sequence MSRICQITGKRAMVGNNVSHANNKTKRRFEINLLEKKFYLPEQDKHVTLKVSAHGLRVINKIGIEEAIERATRNGLIKKN; translated from the coding sequence ATGTCAAGAATTTGCCAAATAACAGGAAAGCGTGCAATGGTTGGTAACAACGTTTCTCACGCTAATAACAAAACGAAGCGTCGTTTTGAAATTAACTTATTAGAGAAGAAGTTTTACCTTCCGGAGCAAGATAAGCACGTAACACTGAAAGTATCAGCTCATGGATTGAGAGTGATTAACAAGATTGGAATCGAGGAAGCTATTGAAAGAGCTACTAGAAACGGATTGATTAAAAAGAATTAA
- a CDS encoding type VI secretion system amidase effector protein Tae4 encodes MNILKKSIPKFVNNVRFANLEKNYFDMVRFDILWKNHPGNGVFPCDRSKHANQCAIRMSVALEKSGVDLMSFGGVKCWERHEDGFKHILRAQELASWINTHSEIFGNRLLLEREKYPTMSHKSFRNAKGIIFIKDGWGATDHIDVWNGIELKGGDAYDYLSRGTEIWFWPLI; translated from the coding sequence TTGAATATATTAAAAAAAAGTATTCCCAAATTTGTGAATAATGTAAGATTTGCTAACTTAGAGAAAAACTATTTTGATATGGTGAGGTTTGATATTTTATGGAAAAATCACCCGGGTAACGGGGTATTTCCTTGTGACAGATCGAAGCATGCTAATCAATGTGCCATTCGTATGAGCGTAGCTCTCGAAAAATCAGGGGTAGATCTGATGTCATTTGGAGGTGTGAAATGTTGGGAAAGGCATGAAGATGGCTTTAAACATATTTTGAGGGCACAGGAACTTGCCAGCTGGATTAATACACATTCTGAAATTTTTGGAAACAGGTTGCTGTTGGAACGGGAAAAATATCCAACGATGAGCCATAAAAGCTTTAGAAACGCAAAAGGAATTATCTTCATTAAAGATGGATGGGGCGCTACCGATCACATTGATGTATGGAATGGTATAGAACTGAAAGGCGGTGATGCTTACGATTATCTGTCCAGGGGTACTGAGATCTGGTTTTGGCCTTTAATTTAA